A DNA window from Setaria viridis chromosome 2, Setaria_viridis_v4.0, whole genome shotgun sequence contains the following coding sequences:
- the LOC117842030 gene encoding uncharacterized protein translates to MSSANRSRKYESGYQKRKKKQRIEDLTQSQKGAMDKFVRKESTDNQSLGQGQGAALDNNDDNDPTDGQIETENIVGVEEVNDDNIVADVNDSFQPDIFDPRYWDSLDHKQIDILAEKGPTRDLSITKGPKDRYSRRFSALFYTRILSNGEHCDRDWLVYSKELDKVFCFGCKLFTKGHRKGQLANEGFNDWIHLGIRLKEHETSPNHVLSMTTWYELRSRLQKDQTIDKDAQRQLEKEKDHWRKVLFRIVCIVKFLAKHNLAFRGTNSKMYEDSNGNFLGLVEMLAEFDPIIQEHVRRITSEETQAHYLDFKIQNELIHLLASAIKSEIIKKIKSAKYFSVILDCTPDASHQEQMSLIIRYVDSSSSDVRVEESFIGFLDVNDTTGQGIFDVLENELKLLGLDIDDVRGQGYDNGSNMKGKHKGVKKKLLDVNPRAFYSACGCHSLNLTLCDMAKTCGKAKDFFGIIQRIYTTFANSTKKWQILKDNISGLTLKSVSATRWESRVESVKAIRFQCTDIREALLQVSDVDNDPKTSSEAKGLANNELGEYEFILSIVIWYEVLYAVNLVSKHLQAKDMLIDVAIEKVEGLISFFKGYRETGFSEALEIAKGIALEMDIGTTFRKRREIKRKKQFDENLDDTNATTQSAEELFRISYFLPIVDQAISSLTTRFEQYQSYQQNFGFLFTSETLQSLDDTSLKSSCDNLGAVLTKDGKSDVDANDLYVELKFLQHFIPKENMGPIEILKFLKRHDCFPNASIAYRILLTIPVTVASAERSFSKLKLLKSYLRSTMTQQRLNDLATIALESGLLEKIDYEHIIEDFISRNTKRMKYFN, encoded by the exons ATGTCTTCTGCAAATCGGTCTAGAAAGTATGAATCTGGTTACCAAAAgcgtaagaaaaaacaaagaatagaggatttaactcaatctcaaaagggtgctatggataaatttgttAGAAAAGAGTCCACCGATAATCAATCACTTGGTCAAGGACAGGGAGCTGCACTTGATAATAATGATGACAATGATCCTACAGATGGTCAGATAGAGACAGAAAATATTGTTGGGGTTGAGGAAGTTAATGATGACAATATTGTTGCAGATGTTAATGATTCCTTTCAGCCTGATATATTTGATCCTAGATATTGGGATTCCCTTGATCATAAACAAATTGATATTTTAGCAGAAAAGGGCCCTACAAGAGATTTATCAATTACAAAAGGTCCTAAGGATAGATATTCCAGAAGGTTTTCTGCACTATTCTATACAAGAATTTTATCAAATGGGGAGCATTGTGATAGAGATTGGCTTGTCTATTCTAAGGAACTCGACAAGGTCTTTTGCTTTGGttgtaaattatttacaaaaggCCATCGAAAAGGTCAGTTGGCAAATGAGGGGTTTAATGACTGGATACATCTTGGTATTAGACTTAAAGAGCATGAGACAAGTCCAAATCATGTTTTGAGTATGACAACTTGGTATGAGTTGCGTAGTAGATTGCAAAAGGATCAAACTATTGATAAAGATGCTCAACGACAActcgagaaagaaaaggaccatTGGAGAAAAGTTTTGTTCAGAATTGTTTGCATTGTTAAATTTCTTGCCAAGCATAATCTAGCTTTTCGTGGGACTAATAGCAAAATGTATGAAGATAGCAATGGGAATTTCTTGGGATTGGTAGAGATGTTGGCTGAATTTGACCCAATTATTCAAGAACATGTTCGTCGTATTACAAGTGAGGAAACTCAAGCTCATTATCTTGATTTTAagattcagaatgagttgatacATTTGCTTGCTTCTGCTATTAAGTCTgaaattattaagaaaataaagagtGCAAAGTACTTCTCTGTCATACTTGATTGTACTCCTGATGCAAGCCACCAAGAACAAATGTCTTTAATTATAAGATATGTTGACTCATCTTCAAGTGATGTTCGCGTAGAAGAATCCTTTATAGGATTTTTGGATGTCAATGATACAACTGGGCAAGGAATTTTTGACGTGCTAGAGAATGAACTAAAGCTCCTTGGTCTTGATATAGATGATGTGAGAGGACAAGGTTATGATAATGGGTCAAATATGAAAGGGAAACATAAAGGGGTAAAAAAGAAACTTTTGGATGTAAATCCTCGTGCTTTCTATTCTGCTTGTGGTTGCCATAGCCTTAATTTAACACTTTGTGATATGGCTAAGACTTGTGGTAAAGCTAAGGATTTCTTTGGAATCATCCAGCGCATCTATACAACTTTTGCTAATTCTACCAAGAAATGGCAGATTCTGAAAGATAACATATCAGGATTGACTCTTAAGTCAGTATCAGCTACACGTTGGGAGAGTCGTGTTGAAAGTGTTAAAGCTATAAGATTTCAGTGCACAGACATTCGAGAGGCTCTACTTCAG GTATCTGATGTTGATAATGATCCAAAAACAAGCAGTGAGGCTAAGGGCTTGGCAAACAATGAACTTGGAGAATATGAATTTATATTGTCAATCGTCATTTGGTATGAGGTATTATATGCCGTTAATTTAGTAAGCAAACACTTGcaagcaaaagatatgcttaTTGATGTTGCCATTGAGAAAGTGGAAGGGTTGATTTCTTTCTTCAAGGGTTATAGGGAAACTGGTTTCTCAGAAGCATTAGAGATTGCCAAAGGGATTGCACTTGAGATGGATATTGGTACAACGTTTCGTAAAAGAagagaaattaaaagaaagaaacaatttgatgagaACCTAGATGACACAAATGCTACTACACAATCTGCCGAGGAGCTATTTAGAATAAGCTATTTTTTACCTATTGTTGATCAAGCAATTTCCTCACTCACAACAAGATTTGAACAGTACCAGAGTTACCAACAAAATTTTGGTTTCCTATTTACCTCTGAAACATTACAATCATTGGATGACACGAGTTTGAAATCTTCTTGTGATAATCTTGGGGCTGTCCTTACAAAAGACGGAAAATCTGATGTTGATGCCAATGATTTGTATGTGGAGTTAAAGTTTCTTCAACATTTCATTCCTAAAGAAAATATGGGTCCTATTGAAATTCTAAAGTTCCTAAAGCGGCATGACTGTTTTCCCAATGCAAGTATTGCATATAGAATTCTGTTGACCATTCCTGTGACCGTTGCATCAGCAGAgcgaagcttttcaaaattgaaactATTGAAGTCATATTTACGTTCGACAATGACACAACAAAGACTTAATGATTTGGCTACAATAGCACTTGAAAGTGGATTACTGGAGAAGATTGATTATGAGCATATTattgaagatttcatttcaAGGAATACTAAAAGAATGAAGTACTtcaattaa